Proteins from one Pseudomonas sp. KBS0710 genomic window:
- a CDS encoding F0F1 ATP synthase subunit I, whose protein sequence is METRTPNTLPFHRLAVFPVLLAQFVILLIAALALWYWHGVVAGYSGLCGGLIALLPNMYFAHRAFRFSGARAAQAIVRSFYAGEAGKLILTAVLFALTFAGVKPLAPLAVFGVFVLTQLVSWFAPLLMKTRLSKP, encoded by the coding sequence ATGGAAACCCGCACGCCAAACACGTTGCCGTTCCATCGCTTGGCCGTTTTTCCGGTTTTATTGGCTCAATTTGTCATTTTATTAATCGCTGCGTTGGCGCTTTGGTACTGGCATGGAGTCGTAGCCGGATATTCAGGACTCTGCGGAGGCCTGATAGCCTTGCTGCCCAATATGTATTTTGCTCACAGGGCCTTTCGGTTTTCCGGCGCCCGAGCAGCCCAGGCTATCGTCCGGTCATTTTATGCCGGCGAGGCGGGGAAACTGATTTTGACGGCAGTGCTGTTTGCACTGACCTTTGCAGGTGTGAAGCCATTGGCGCCGCTGGCTGTATTCGGCGTCTTCGTGTTGACCCAACTGGTCAGCTGGTTCGCTCCCCTGCTAATGAAAACAAGACTTTCGAAACCTTAG
- the atpB gene encoding F0F1 ATP synthase subunit A codes for MAETTASGYIQHHLQNLTFGQLPNGGWGFAHTAAEAKEMGFWAFHLDTLGWSVALGLIFVLIFRMAAKKATSGQPGALQNFVEVLVEFVDGSVKDSFHGRSPVIAPLALTIFVWVFLMNAVDLIPVDWIPQLAMAISGDPHIPFRAVSTTDPNATLGMALSVFALIIFYSIKIKGIGGFIGELTLHPFGSKNIFVQALLIPVNFLLEFVTLIAKPISLALRLFGNMYAGELVFILIAVMFGSGLLWLSGLGIVLQWAWAVFHILIITLQAFIFMMLTIVYLSMAHEENH; via the coding sequence ATGGCAGAAACAACCGCTTCGGGCTATATCCAGCACCACTTGCAGAACCTGACCTTCGGTCAGCTTCCCAACGGCGGCTGGGGCTTTGCCCACACCGCAGCAGAAGCCAAAGAAATGGGTTTCTGGGCTTTCCACCTGGATACTCTGGGCTGGTCGGTCGCATTGGGTCTGATTTTCGTCCTGATTTTCCGCATGGCGGCAAAAAAGGCGACTTCCGGTCAGCCAGGTGCTTTGCAGAATTTCGTTGAAGTATTGGTCGAATTCGTCGATGGCAGCGTGAAAGACAGCTTCCATGGCCGTAGCCCGGTGATCGCACCGCTGGCACTGACCATCTTCGTCTGGGTGTTCCTGATGAACGCCGTCGACCTGATCCCGGTCGACTGGATTCCTCAGCTCGCCATGGCGATCAGCGGCGACCCGCACATTCCATTCCGTGCCGTATCGACCACTGACCCTAACGCTACCCTGGGCATGGCCCTGTCGGTATTCGCGTTGATCATTTTCTACAGCATCAAGATCAAGGGCATCGGCGGCTTCATCGGCGAACTGACCCTGCACCCGTTCGGCAGCAAGAACATTTTCGTTCAAGCCCTGCTGATCCCGGTGAACTTCCTGCTGGAATTCGTCACCCTGATCGCCAAGCCGATCTCCCTGGCTCTGCGACTGTTCGGCAACATGTATGCCGGCGAGCTGGTGTTCATTCTGATCGCTGTGATGTTCGGCAGTGGTCTGCTCTGGCTTAGCGGCCTGGGCATTGTTCTGCAGTGGGCGTGGGCTGTGTTCCACATCCTGATCATCACCCTGCAGGCCTTCATCTTCATGATGCTGACCATCGTCTACCTGTCGATGGCGCACGAAGAGAACCATTAA